In Aspergillus oryzae RIB40 DNA, chromosome 6, one genomic interval encodes:
- a CDS encoding uncharacterized protein (predicted protein): MPPHTGRANGSLDDDDYVAQVLANEARDSSLKYSALGMGAYMPKRPTGAAPKPNTRFLRHIIKETDNHNSALKRKEEREARERMRQLRNQPASSSNDSRKDPHSRQPRSDDRKSHRDRKYDREDRHNSYRRRHRSRSASADRDRSHRHRRRRDSYGEDEDRHRSSRRSRRHRSYSRSRSRSPQEDRVTKSRSRHHRQRRRSRSPSRSRSRSLSSNDRRKRRDREQCSPERSSTSKVKASSPLHPVAIQDQQPGYESDPLEDLVGPLPPQATNSTGAAPIRSRGRGAYRPNMSNIDAHFAPDYDPTLDVQLEDDDENASGKPSRRPVAGLMTGDDDWELALEAVRDRARWKQRGEDRLREAGFDDTFVKQWKSNTTPTTGDSEGRLEDVKWSKKGEGREWDRGKYVNEDGHIDVKASW, translated from the exons ATGCCACCCCACACTGGGAGAGCGAATGGcagccttgatgatgatgactacGTTGCGCAAGTCCTCGCAAATGAAGCGCGAGACAGTTCGCTAAAGTACTCTGCCCTGGGGATGGGTGCTTATATGCCGAAGAG GCCTACAGGTGCTGCTCCTAAACCGAATACGCGATTCTTGAGACACATCATAAAAGAAACAGACAATCACAATTCCGCATTGAAgcgaaaggaagagagggaagctAGAGAACGAATGCGACAGCTACGGAACCAGccagcttcttcatcaaaCGATTCAAGAAAAGATCCTCATAGCCGTCAACCCCGATCAGACGATCGCAAATCGCACAGGGACAGAAAATACGACCGTGAAGATAGACATAACTCCTATCGGCGAAGGCATAGAAGCCGCTCGGCTTCGGCGGACAGAGATCGCTCCCATCGACATCGGCGGAGGCGTGATTCCTacggcgaggatgaagatcgaCACAGATCTTCGCGAAGAAGTCGTCGGCACCGTTCCTATTCCAGGTCGCGCAGTCGATCCCCGCAAGAGGATCGAGTAACGAAGTCTCGCAGTCGCCACCATCGGCAACGGAGGCGCTCGAGGTCACCTTCAAGGTCTCGGTCTCGATCGCTTAGTTCGAATGATAGACGCAAACGTAGAGATCGTGAGCAATGTTCCCCAGAGAGGAGTTCTACGAGTAAAGTCAAGGCATCATCGCCGCTGCACCCGGTAGCTATTCAAGATCAACAGCCAGGATATGAATCAGACCCTCTTGAGGACCTTGTTGGGCCCCTGCCTCCGCAGGCAACTAATTCTACTGGTGCAGCACCGATTCGTTCTCGAGGACGGGGTGCCTACAGACCCAACATGAGCAACATTGACGCACATTTCGCCCCGGACTACGACCCTACTTTGGATGTGCAACtagaagatgacgacgagaatGCTAGTGGCAAGCCCAGCCGCCGCCCTGTGGCCGGCCTTATGACCGGAGATGATGATTGGGAGCTCGCTCTCGAAGCAGTCCGTGACCGAGCCCGTTGGAAGCAAAGAGGCGAGGACAGATTGCGCGAAGCTGGTTTCGATGACACTTTTGTGAAGCAGTGGAAAAGCAACACTACGCCTACCACCGGCGATTCTGAGGGTAGATTAGAGGATGTGAAGTGGTCCAAGAAAGGCGAAGGTCGAGAATGGGACCGCGGAAAGTATGTCAATGAGGATGGGCATATTGATGTTAAGGCTTCTTGGTAG